A single genomic interval of Leptidea sinapis chromosome 37, ilLepSina1.1, whole genome shotgun sequence harbors:
- the LOC126975676 gene encoding catalase-like produces MNKRVEYLFFILSVILHVKCDQNTKLDPVRDQLELYRQNVKGKQNFTTLFNGSPVDARDKITLNNDNLFDNRFFVEAITHINRQNIPERIVHGRGAGAFGYFEVTNSIANVCRADFLDTVGKKTPVAVRFSLTTYGGEGSDTAARVPRGFAIKFYTETGNFDIPGLNTPIFVLNDPIKFIPFRRTQFRNPATNIRDSNMVWDYITTNPESISVFLIILGDSGIPKGYRHMEGFGIHTYQVHNKKGEVFFLKWILTPDAGVASLTDEEANKLNAADPDSFTRDLYEAIGCGKKVSWTVSVQILTKEDVKKAKIDVFDITVRLPTKLYPLVPVGKLVLNKNPLNYFSEIEQLAFCPGNLVRGIDGGVDKVFQARKFSYRDAQMYRLGVNFNNINVNAPDFDHSTYFRDGRAPTLNTGNDSPNYFENSFNGTIWDYEPKRPKLYKVKDKKPNNTAQATEIYNEMSKAEQGRLVTNIVHSLSLAETFIQNKAVKLFTEVDPDLGKSVSNELNKIEKKSSCDGLFSDSK; encoded by the exons atgaataaacgtgtagagtatttattttttatactttcggTTATTTTACATGTAAAATGTGATCAAAATACAAAATTGGACCCTGTGAGAGATCAGCTGGAATTGTATAGACAAAATGTTAAG ggtaaacaaaattttacaacgTTATTCAATGGTTCTCCGGTAGATGCCCGTGATAAAATAAccttaaataatgataatttgttTGATAACCGTTTTTTTGTGGAAGCAATAACCCACATAAATCGGCAAAATATTCCAGAGCGAATAGTTCATGGTAGAGGAGCTGGTGCTTTTGGATATTTTGAAGTTACAAACAGCATCGCAAATGTTTGCAGGGCTGATTTTTTGGATACAGTTGGAAAAAAAACTCCAGTTGCAGTACGATTCTCTTTAACCACATACGGAGGGGAAGGAAGTGATACAGCGGCGCGAGTGCCACGTGGatttgcaataaaattttatacagaaaCAGGAAATTTTGATATACCTGGCTTAAATACGCCAATTTTTGTACTTAATGATCCCATTAAGTTCATTCCTTTTAGACGGACACAGTTTAGAAATCCAGCAACAAACATCCGCGATTCTAATATGGTGTGGGACTATATCACGACTAACCCTGAGAGTAtaagtgtatttttaataatactggGTGATTCTGGAATTCCTAAAGGATACAGGCACATGGAAGGCTTTGGAATTCATACATATCAAGTTCACAATAAGAAAGGAGaagtattttttctaaaatggaTTCTTACTCCTGACGCTGGTGTTGCTAGTTTAACAGACGAAGAAGCAAATAAACTGAACGCTGCCGATCCTGACTCTTTCACTAGAGATTTGTATGAAGCTATTGGTTGTGGAAAAAAAGTAAGCTGGACTGTTTCTGTTCAGATATTAACCAAAGAAGATGTCAAGAAAGCAAAAATAGATGTATTTGATATAACAGTAAGACTTCCAACAAAATTATATCCTTTAGTTCCCGTTGGAAaattagttttgaataaaaacccACTAAATTACTTCTCTGAAATTGAACAACTTGCATTTTGTCCAGGAAATTTAGTTAGAGGTATAGACGGAGGTGTTGATAAAGTATTTCAAGCACGTAAATTTTCATATCGTGATGCTCAGATGTATCGATTAGGagttaatttcaataatattaatgtgaATGCACCAGACTTTGATCATAGTACATATTTTAGGGATGGTCGAGCACCAACTTTAAATACAGGAAATGACTCTCCAAACTACTTCGAAAATTCATTTAATGGAACAATTTGGGACTATGAACCGAAAAGACCAAAGTTATATAAAGTTAAAGATAAAAAACCAAACAATACAGCGCAAGCAACcgaaatatataatgaaatgtcAAAGGCAGAACAAGGTCGATTAGTTACTAATATTGTCCACAGCTTAAGCCTTGCAGAAACTTTTATCCAGAATAAAGCCGTTAAGTTGTTTACGGAAGTTGACCCAGATCTTGGCAAATCAGTTTCTAATGAGTTGAATAAGATAGAAAAAAAGTCAAGTTGTGATGGATTGTTTTCAGATTCTAAGTAA